From Corvus moneduloides isolate bCorMon1 chromosome 9, bCorMon1.pri, whole genome shotgun sequence:
CGTGCGGACGGTGGGGCAGGCGTTCGAGGTGTGCCACAAGCTGAGCCTGCAGCACACCCAGCAGAACGCGGACGGGCAGGAGGACGGAGACAGCGAGAGGAACGGAGATGACCTGGACGTCCCAGGTATTCCGCAAAGGCGGAGCTGTGGGGTGGCGTGGGGCTCCCGGAGCCTGGCAGATGGGGTTTGCAGAGGCACTGTCTTCCCGTACTGCTCCTTGCTGGCTGGCACCTCTGGGCAATGGATTTGCACAGCAATCTGGCTTGCTGTGCTTCAGGCTCAAGCTGCAGTCTTGCCCAGCAAGGAACCTTCTCTAGGTGTTAGCCATGATCCTCTCAGACATCCCCCTTGCTGGGAGCCCATTAGCAGTGCCTGGGACTCTGCTCTGTGCTTGGCTGCACACACTGCAAACATTCCCTCGCTACTTCGGCACAAGAGGCCCCAAGCCCAGATCTTGCTCTTGTCCTGAGGCACGCCTGGGTCTGGGGCCAGCTCTCTGCAGTTCCCTGAATGGACATAGCCATGTTCGTGGTCTCCCATCAAGCTgtcagggctgcaggcaggctgcAGACCCCACTTCTTCACAGCCCTGTGGGTAGAGGGTGCAGGGATGCCTGGCTGGGGGGCTGCTGGTCCAGCCCCATcaccctgagctctgcagggtcCCGGGGAGCAGCCCCGCTCCTTGGTGCcggtgcctgtgctggagggGAGGCAGATGTTTTACGAGAGGTTAGTCAAACCCTTCCCTTGCCAGGTGGGACACTGGCAGGTCCTGCTGCCTGTCTGTGTGTGGactgcctgccctgccctgccatgccatgccatgctgTGGGCTGGATCCCCCCCATCCCAACAGGAGCAACCTGGGCTGAGCTGCGGTTTCCTGCTTGCCTCTGTGACCAGTGCTGTCGTGATGACCTAATCACTGGGCTGCCCTGGACCGGTCAttgtttggttttcctctgcacaATGTCCCAGCCACGatatgcagctccctggggatcccagagcatctggtttttgtttttctttcccgTAATCTCTTGTTTACCTTTCTTCAGctttatctgtgttttctgttcttgATGGCCCGTTTGTCCCACATCAGGGCTTTTGGCTGCCGTTCCCCAGGTTTGgtgtgctggggctgggtgtgTTTTTGGCTGCAAGCctcctcctgagcagcagcaggaagacacAGCCGTGTTTCTCTGTACCTGCTTTCCCCCGGGCTGGAGGGTGGGTGGCATGGGGGCGGTGGGGACCGACTGTGGCACTGTTCACAGCCGTGGGTGAACAGTAGTGAGCTGCAGGTGCAGGCAGGCCGTGCCCTGCCCTGACgctgctcccacagcctgtcGCCTCTCCGGTGTGGAGAGAGCGGCCGCTTCGGCTGAGGAGACCGACATTGATGCCGTGGAGCTGCCACTGCCCGGAGCTGACATCCTGGACTTCAGCCGCGGCGTGACCGACCTTGATGCCGTGGGCAAGGAGGTGGGTGGCCACACCGAGCCCAGggtccctgccctctgctctcAGGGGGTGGCACGGCCCCAGCCCCGTGACTCTGGTGTGCATCCCGAGGGCTGGGGGGTCGGGAGGGATTGTGCAGCATTCCCCAGCTCCCAGATCAAAGCCATCTGCCGCTGCAGGGCTGCCCTTTGGCTCGGGGCCCAGGGCACTCCTGGAGAGCGCTGTGCCGAGGCTCAGCTATGTGCAGCCACACGGAAAGCGTTTGGGGCAGAGCTgatagggatttttttccactaaaaacacaaaaataaaagacttCTTGATACAGTGGAAATTCCAATGGGAAGCGTCAGCCTTTTCAGGAATTTTCTACAAAACTATTTGGGTTGTTGTTGAAACTGAAAAGGTACTTTTTGCAAAGGTTGTCAGCACCGTTAGCAAAGTATGCTTTAGCTTTTGATGCAGCTGCTTCTTCTCTGGGTATTTTGGggggctgctctgtgcaaaAGCTCGTGTGTGCCCAGTGGCTCTCTGAGGTGAGTGCCAGGGGATCACACTTTAGACATTGGTgttttgcagagctgcctccaccCTGAAGATATCCTGACAGCGTCACCCAAGATGCTGCTGCCCTCATCTGCCCAGCTGCCCGACCTGGGAACACCCCTCTCTGCCCACCACCAGAtgcagcttctccagcagctcctgcagcagcagcagcagcagacacaaGTGGCCGTGGCGCAGGTTCTCCCCTCTATTCTTTCCCAGGggcagtggcagggctggggcacactACTGAGCCCCTTGGTGCTGCTGGAGTATCCTGCCTGGGGGCAGTGATGAAGGCAGGCAGCTCCATGGGGAGGGGGCTCCATGAGGTGCTTAGGTCTGCTTCCCACCAGGTGTCTTGGGCCTTTGGCTGCTGTGTGCTCGCCAGTGGCCTGCCCCAGTGACTGGTgtgcctgggctgtgcagctggcagctcacTCTCCATGCAGCTATTTCTCATTtaagcagccctggctgctttATCCAACTCATTACCTGAGCTTTACTTGTTCCCTGACCCCTCACAGAACTCTCTGCAATTCATCAACTTTCTTCCTGGCCTATGTGATGGGCTCCAGCAGCCTTTCTGTGCTGCCCCGGGGCTTTGCTCCGCTCGCATCAGTAAATCAGTATTTGTTGATCAGTTCcggctgagctgctgcctccagagccCACGTGCCTTTTGGGGTCACAGGTTGCCAAGtttctttcccctctggaaGAAGGACCTGCATCCTCGGGGAATCTTTTATGTCTGTCCAAGTATAGTGTTGCTCACAATCCAAAAGGCTCCATGGTGCCTGCTCAGAGTGTAAAGTATTGCACCCCTTGCTCTTGGTCTGGCTTCACAGAAGGCTGTAAATTCCAGTCCTTGCCTGGCCTCCTGTCACTCCCAGGCTTGCTGTgcttcagctcagctctgcccagggccaCTTTGCTGGCCACGTTTGGGCAGCACCTGCCTGCCAGCATACCTGGCACTGCCTCCTGGTACCCATCTGTGGGGGCAGGTGGCCCCCAGCTGGGCAGCTTTggggtccctgctgctgcagcagcagctcacagtTTGTCAGGTACAGAGagcttcctcttcttcctcgaAGTCAGCTTCTAGTCCGAGGTAAAATAGCCTTTTGTGTTTGGtggggatatttttgttttcgggttatttttgttttgggtttttttgtttagttgtaAATCTGTGCTTTCCTGGTTCCAGTCCTtgctggagagaggagcagtTATAGGAGCCATGGGTGGGTGCCAGGAAGGGGTGCTGAGCCAATGTGGCCCCCAGGTCACTGCTATCCCCTTGTGCAGTGTACATTTCCAAGGTTCTCCTTGCTTGAGTGTGGATCAgagagctgccctgggcaggagctCTTGGCTGTCTGCCCTCAGGGGCACGGTGCTGGGGACATAAATGTTTGCATATAGGAAGGTAGTTGTGCTGAAATCAATGGTGGTCTTGCCTGTGGGCTCCCTGCAGGCATTGCTTCCCagagccaggctgagcagccagCTTGCACCCCCAGAGCCACCACCCCTCAGCAGCACTCTGCCATCTGTGGTACTCCAGCCCCTCCTTGCgacaggggctgctggctgggcccTGTTTCTGGGAAACCTGCCCAAAAAGACAGCTTTTCCAaggccagctctgctgcacgGCTGCGCCCTCGTGCACCTGCAGCACCATCCAGTCGGTCGAGCGTGTCTCCTCTGCTGCATCCATCTGGCTTCCTCCTGGGCTGCCCTTGCCACGCACATCCGCAGCTCATGTGCACAACTGTCAGTTCGGTCAGTGCTGCGCGCCTTGGCCTCGAGCTTTTCCATCAGGGAGGCCAGGGGACAATGTGCTGAGCCCTGGTGTGACACGGCCCACATTCTCCCCATCACATCTGCAGTACCCACAGGGAATGGCTGCTTCATCACTTCATGGGGTAGGACGCTGGTGAGCCCTGGGAGATGACTAGGGATGGCCGGAGTCAAAGCCCTCCACCCTTGAGCGGCATCTCCCTGTGCTCACCTGCTGTCTTCTGTCCCAGGTCCACCTGCTGAAGGAccagctggcagcagaagcagcGGCACGGCTGGAGGCCCAGGCTCGTGtgcaccagctcctgctccagaaCAAGGACTTGCTGCAGCACATCTCACTCCTGGTCAAAcaggtgcaggagctggagctgaagctgGCGGGGAACACGACCAGTAAGCGCTGCcgccccttcctctcccctcgCAGCtagccagggctgtgggggacGTGCATGTGGGTgtttttcttgggatttttcaTGCATTTCCAGTCATTTTGTTCAGAGGGATATTTGTGCCCTTCTGGCCTggcttgtgtgtgtgcagcagggtGCTTGCATGCAGCATGGGAAGGGGCTTGGGGAGGGCTGTATGGACAGGTAGTCGCCTACCTCCATCAGCTATACGTCTGCTTTCCCCAGTGGCTGCATGCTCCAGGCCAGCTCCATACCTGCCCAAGAGCCCCTACTTGACCTTCCTCTCCAGCAGATGTGGCCATCAGCTccatgcaggagctgggctggaagaCAGTTAACTTTTTGTCCTGCAGAACTGGCCCTTTGTTGgccaacagcagctcctggcattAGTGACACCGAATAAGCCCCTCAAAACAGTGACCCCAGACTGTCCTCCTCCGGCCAGTGTGCAGCCAGCCGTGGTGGCCAGGGGATGCCCAGGCAAGCTGGGCCTCTTAGCCGTGCCCTTCTCTTGCAGCAGGCTCCCAGGACAGTCTGCTGGAGATCACCTTCCGCTCCAACGTCCTTCCTGTCCTCTGCGACCCGACCACCCCGCAGCCCGAGGACACCCACCCGCCGCCGCTGGGCCCCAGCTCGGCTTTCCCCAGCACCATGGGCAGCCCCATAGGTAGGAACGACTGTCTGGTGAAGCTGGAGTGCTACCGCTTTCTGCCGGACTCGGGGCCGCCTGCCCCAGAGCCAGCACTGGGCAGCCTGGAGCTCATCAAGTTCCGCGAGTCGGGCATCGCCTCCGAGTACGAGTCCAACACGGACGAGAGCGAGGAGCGCGACTCCTGGTCCCAGGAGGAACCGCCGCGCCTGCTCCACGTCCAGCCCAGGCAGGACCTGGGCGACAGCCTGGAGGACGAGATCGCGGTGTAGGGGTCAGCAGGAGGTGGTGCACAGCAGCCAggacctgctggagctgggaaggaccCTGGCCGCAGCCCCatggccctggcagggacaggacagcCCGGAGGGAGggggggcagaggagggagcaggaggattCCAGCACCCAGTTGGGAGTGTGTGGAGGTGAGGATGGAGCGGTGCTGAGGGCGTGTGCCAGGCGTGCTGTGCTCCAGCATGCGTGGGCTTGTGTGCTGAGCATCCCTGCTTTGCAGCAGACACTGAGCTGACAGCTCCTTGTGCTCCCCCTGGCCCCTATCTCCCTTCAAACTGTGTGTCAAAGGTCAGGCAGAGGCAAGGCACTTCCTGCTGGATTAGCCCCTTCTGGGGCTGGAGAAGCAGTAAAGCAGAGGAAGGGTTTTACTGGGAGGATGGGAGAGCAGGTCTAgggcagtgagcagggacaagAGGGATAGAGGGGGCAGCGCCGGGGTGGTGAGCAAGGACAGAGCAGCTGGTCTGGCTCTCTGCATGGTGGGCAGGGTGGGGGACAAGTACAGGGCCATGCTAGGTGAGGGTTGGTGACGGTGCACTGTCAGAGTGGGTCTGTGAGTGAGAAGTGAGGCATTAATGGACAGTGGGGATGAGCCTGGAAAGGAGTTTAAGGGGTGAGATGAGGTTGCACAGGctggctgtgtgcagggagTTGCTGGCAGGGTGATGTGGCACTTCCAGGACAGGGTTTATCCCTGCCGAGGCAGGTGGAGGGCGTGTGGGTAGAGCCTGCTTCTCTCCCAGgtggtggagcagagaggaaggcaCAGCTCAGTGTGGAGCAGGCAGCACAAAGCTGTAGAGCATCCTCCCCCTCAGCATCTGATCCTTTGGCTccttggcacagctgccaggTTTCAAAGCCTTTTTGGTGCTCTGAAGTCACATTTTCAAGCACTTCCCATCACCGCAAACTCCCTGCTTTGCTTTATAGACAAACCCTCCCAATTTCCAAGCAGTTGTTTTGCCCCAGACCAAGGCTGGCATCTTCAGGGATGAGCACACTTTCAGCCCTCAATGGGGAGTGAACTGCTGGTGTCTGCAGGGGTGCTTCATCACACCTCTGGTTTGCACCCTCTGGAAAAGTGAATCCAAGATCTCGGGATCCCCCACCAGCCCTCGAGAAGCTCATGGCTTAGAGCCTTCTGTGGGGGCCTCCAAGGGATCCAgagcttgtttcttttctgcaaaCACTTTTATCACCTGCCTGGTGCTGAGCCTCTAGGAGGCCATGATTGAAGGGGTATGAACCAGAGTCCTGATGTCTGCCCTGCTTCATGTGAAAGCACTCGATGAGGTGGGGAATTGGCACAGTTGTCTTCTTCCCCGTCCTCCCTCCTATcctgcttctgctttgctttgttgcTTCCTTGCTGCTCTCACCTTTGTCAGCTCTGTCTCTGCTCAATCTGCCTGCAGCTAAACCCCTGGCTGACGCCAGCTCTTGCTCTCCTCCAGGACTTGGCCTGGCTGCTGAGGAAGGTCCATCACTTCTCTCTGCCCTGGTCCCTTTGAGACtgagggctgctgaggagtgatGTGTGGATGAGACCCTGGGGTCAGTACGAGCTGTGCTATGCACCCTCCCCCACAAGACAGGACTGGATGGGCTTGAGGAGCTagtgggaaggaaagaaggacaTGTTTCAgtgtccccagcagtgccctgatGTCCAGGGGAGCTCCTGCACCAGccacagggcaggcagagggggAGAGGGTGCTCCTGTCCTCTGGCCACCACTACCTCCATATGCCCTGTCCCACAGAGCTGTAGGCACAGCTGTgtgccagcccctctgctggGGACCCGACATCCCACTGCCAGCTTGCAGCAGGTGAAGGTGAAAGCAAGGGGTGGGAGGCTGCTCCAGCTAGGGAGAAGAAGTGGGCATGACAGCACGCACCAGCATGGCACTTACAGGGTAGGGATGGTTGGGCTTGGACAGGGATTTCCATGTGGGCAGACAGATTGTTcaggagaggggacagcaggagctcagctgtACACACAGGGCAGATGCAGGGAGAGCCTGGGAGGAGCAACAGCCGgccagaggtctcttccaggCTGGGCTGCCTCAGGAAGCAGGTGGGGGGAGCCATCTCCTGAGCCACCGCTCTGGTCCatccctgctgcacacacagagctcaggcCATGTCCTGTGAGCACTGGGCTGTCAGGACCAGCTGTGGCCTCGGGCTCCTGCCCCCCACTCTGCCCACAGGGGACAGTGGCAGGTGCCCCACAGGCCGAGGGGGTGCTGCCAGCATCATGCTGCACCATGGGTGTACACATGTAAATGACCCCTCCTAAGTCAGCGCTGCCTCCAAGACTCCTCTCTAGCCTCTCACTTTTGTTATGGACCTTGACAGGGGTTTTATAGCTatattttttgtcctttcttttcctaCAACTGTCGTATTACTAACTGTTGACTCAATCTATCTGGGAAGCCAATCTGTCGATGTAAGTGCACTTAACCCTTGGGTGTTGTCATTAGTCAACTGGCTTTTGCTAAATAAATCTTTCTATTTCTCAAGGCTTTCTGTTGTCTCTTTCTTCTCACTGACTCTCTCTGtacttccttccctctccacacTGGGTGCCAGCAGTGGCATCCTCTGGCCTTGCAGAGACCCCCTCCAACCTAAGTCTCCTCTCCTGTGAGACTCCTGCTTGTGGTGCCAGCCACAGGCTGCCCATGAGAGCAAGGTGCCCAGAATATTGCTGTGAGTAGAGGGGTTTCAGTCTTCCCCTTCAGCCACCGCACAGCACAGGTTTGTCTCAGGGTTGACCCAACAGCTTGAGGGTGCCTGGGGGCTCCTGGCACCTGCAGAGCTCCCCACGGAGATGCAGAGATGCTAGTCAGCACTTCCAGGGGCCCGGGGAATTTTTGGCTGCCGGAGAAGGAAAAGTAGGGAAGAGCCTCTCTTAAAGGATGACAGAAGCGTTGGGTAGGCAAAAggagagcacaggcagggctgacTGCTCCTGAAGCAGTTCATTCTGCCGCTGGCAGGAGTGATGGAGCAGTGCCCTCCCGTggcagctgcctggctgctgggactGCATGGACACCATGGGGGCTGCAGCCTCCCGTGCCTTGAGCTCCTGCTTCCCCAGGGCTTTGGACCTGCGGTAGAATCCCTTGCAGCTGTAGCCCTCCTGGCAGCTGTGTTGGATCTGGGTCTTGACCAACCGCGGTGTGGGGAAGATGTGGCAGCACAACTGGTGGCCATGCTGGAGcacaggctggcactgggtaGCAGTGAGTTTGTCCTGGACAATgatgctggctctgctgctggccagccTGTCCCTCTcaggggctgggaggagccAGAAGAGAGCTCTCCAAGAGGTTGTCAGGCTGCTGACACTCCCGAGAGGTGATGtccaggctggaggagaggctgccCGGGCACTGCTGGGTGGCTCTCTTGGTGCAGATGAAGTAGCTGTAGGATGAACCCCAGGGCTGGTAGATGCTGCAGGTTGCTGTTGAGCAGGACTGTGGGACCACAGAACACAGAGGAGAGGGGGTCCCTGTAAGAGTCCAGCCCACCATGAGGTTGGAAGCAGTGCTGGGAACCCTTTCTCTCTGTCCCATGGGATGTGGAAGTGGTTGTCTCTGTCTCAGTATGTGCCCCTGGGATGCAGAGGTAGAGTTGGGCAGAGGATGCTGATGGGCAGCGAGGCCCCAGAACAGCACCAGGCTCATCCAGGAACTGGCTGGAGCCATCACACAGACCCACACTGGCATGGAGGCAGCCACAGGGGGTTTGAGCTGGCACTCCTGGGGGCAGCCCCCACAGCTTGGAGGGCTCTTGCTGGGAAGACACCCCATCTCAGTGTAGCTCAGAGATGGGGTGTGACTGCAGAGCCCTTTCCCCAGCAAGCACCCGCTGCCACCCACTACACAgacacagcctgggctgggctgagggagTCATGGTGGGGTGGGCAGTGCAGAGCCCAGACTATGGGTGCCCCCAGAGAAGGACCTGTGGCTTTACCAGGGTGTGGCTGACAAGGGACCCCCATGTGAGTCCCATCTCTTCAGGCAGCGTGACAGGTCTGAGCAGGGGCTTGGCAGCACAGCTCACCTGGCAATGTGGAAGGGACAGGCCTCTTCCCTTGCCATTCCCCTGGTAAATGCTCGCTTGcacacactctctctctctctctcgctcTCGCTCTCACTCTCGCTCTCCCTTTCCACAACCTGCTTCCCAAGTCGTTTGGTGTCAGGTAAGAAAAGCTCTTGGTGTGTTGGCAGTGCCAGCGTGGAGCCCTGGGCTCACTGCTACCCTGTCTTGCCCTGTGCTGGTCCCCCATGCATgcactgcagccctggcatggcctggctgcccacagcctctGTGGGGCTGTAGGAACATCCTCCCAGTTCCCAAGATTGTGTTCCCACTCTGCTGGTGGGCTGGCCGTGCTGGGGtcccccctccagcctggcttaCATCCTGTCTGTTGCCTTTCCCCCTCCAGTGGACCAGAGCATGTTTGAGAACGCCAGCGCCAGCACGGCACCCACgccacaggcacagcacatccctgccaCGGTGGGcaccctgccccagcccagccggCCCACTGGCAGCCAGCACCTCCGCAGCCTGGGCAAGGCCATGGGTGCAAAGGTGAACGACCTCCTGCGCCGCAAGGAGCCGGCCGGCCTGCCCGGCGTGGGAGCCATGGAAGTGAATGCCAGCgcaggtgctgtgctgggcacaggacAGCTGGCTGCTGAGGAGGGGTGAGTGTCCCCGCAGTGTGCACCCCGGGGCCCTTGGGACAGGCTGGAGGgacccagcacagggctgtaTGCAACTGTCCCTCTGTgcttgcagggctgtggggctggatgCCTTTCCCCGGCTGGAACCCCCGCCTCCCATCACCAAGAAGCGGACGCCGCGCGCCCTGAAGACCCCCCAGGACATGCTCATCGCTCCGCAGCCAGAGGGGACCAGCACGAGGAGCGGCACAGAGGAGCCTCCCGAACCACCCACAGCCCACCCTGACCtcacagaggagcagctgggaatgggggaccCATCTCCTCCAGAATgccctggggtccccagcatGACAGCCACCCTAGAGCCCAGTGGGGACCAGCCTACCAGTGCCTTACCTGTGCCTGACCTCATCCATaagggcagctgggagagccagTGGCAAGTGGGTGAGAGGGCCACCGAGATGTCACCCACCACAGAAAAGCCCTCCCGGAGACCGGGGCTGGAGCATGAGCCACCAGGGAGCACAGGGCGGCTGGAGCCACATACCTCTGgctgggaggtggaggggaCCCATCCTGACCTACTGTCCTTTGAGTAGCAGTGGGCAGCTGTGACAGGGGCACTGTGGGGGCTGGCTCTCCCAAACATGTCTCTCGCTGCCACTTGCCTTTTTTGGGGTGATTATTTTGGAGAGGAGGAAGCCTCGGGGTGGAAGGAGCCATTGCTGCCCAGTGTGGGCTCTGGGGAGCCATGACAACCTGCttctccccaaattcccagGAGGGGCACAGCCTGTCCTGCCATGGCTTCTGCAGCCCCATCCTGAGACTACTCACCCTGGTCAGGGCCAAGTTCCTGTCCTGCCACGGTGCCACTGCCACCCTGTCTGCAGCCAGGGGCCTTGCTGAGCTGGGGACCAAAGGGGGTGTGTGGGGGTAGAAGTGCCAGCCTGCCCCTAACCCCATTAGCTCTGCTGGAGTGAGTGGCCAGTGAGTGTCCCACAAGCACCACACGCTGTTCCCTGTGTCTGCACTGGATGCCTTGGAATGGAGGATTTCACAGCTTATGCCGTGTGCTTGCCAAGATACCCCTTCCTGGGGCACCATCAGGCTCACCCAGTCCTAATGCCTCGTGCCAGGAAGGTGCCAGGGAGCCGGGACAGCAGATGAGCCCAAGACCTTCTCCAGGTGCTGACCTCGTGGCGTTATTCTGCCCAGTGCCATCTCTTTGCAGTGGAGCCCCAGATGCAGGAGACCTGGGCTCTGTCAGGGCGCAGGGCTGGACACCTGGGACTGCACAGCTGCTGGCCACTGGGCTCTGGCGAGGAGCTGAGCCCTTCCAGCTGCCGTTTGTTTCCTGGTCTCATCCCAGCCACCACAGACAAGACCAAACTGTCTGGACATGCAGCTCTCTCCATGTGGGCCAGTGTCACTGCTCCCCTTTATTTTCTGGGGCAGTGATCTCTTTGCGAGACTGGGACGCAGGAAGCCACATGGTTCTCTGATACTGCTGTATGAGTGTTTCCCCATGTATTACAGGAGGGCTTAGCCAGCCTGGGGGCACCTGTGCCGATGCAAGGAAGCAGCTGTGAGATGGATCTTTTTTCTTAGAGCTTTTATGTACACCCTCACCACAAAGATAGTTTTGAGAAGGAAAGCTCCAAAGCCCCGATTTGGGTTGGAGGAACCCAGGAGCTCATGGGTGGGCCTGCTCACAGCTTCTTCTGGGCCACGCAGGTGGCTCGGCTGAAGAAATGTCTTCCACCACCCAAAGCCATGCTGTCCCACTGAAGGAAGGAAGCTGAGGTGTAACACGCACAGCGGCAATGTGATCACGCTGTGCATGGCCAACCCCAACCCCAGACaccggtgtgtgtgtgtgtgtgtgtgtgtctgctgcCCAGGTCTACACTGCACTGTAGGTGTTGATGGAAACCAGGGCTTGTAGCCCCTCTCTGAAGAACCAGCATCTTCCATCGCTGTGATCCCAAGGGAACCTTCCCCTTAAGGGAGGGTCCTCACTCACGGCCGGTCCAGTCCCTTTATTTATGGTGTCGGGGTGTGTGTGCGGTTTGGGACAAGAGATGCAGATTGcacaataaatttttttttcttttttacccaCTGATGTGTGGCAGTGCCTTGATGGGAGAGGACACCCTGCACCACTCTTGCACCATCCTGGTGGGGAGCCAGGAGGCGGAGGGGGCGTTTGGTGCTGTCCAGGTGGGGGTGGGGGACGTGGCTGCCCTGCTGCGCTTGGCACTGAGGGGACGGGAGCCCTGGCTGGTGTCTGGGCTGAGGGCGTGCGACCCCCGGGAGTGCTGAAGGTGCTGGAGCCCGCCTGTACCGGGCAGAGGGCGCCGGACCCCGGGGTACCGAGGGGCCCCGCTCGCTCCCGGGCCGAGGGGCCGGGCCCCGCTCCGCCTCTCCCCTCCGCGGGCGGAGCCGCCGGCGGCACCGCCCCGTTTCCGGTGTCATGGCGGccggagcgcggcggcggccggggccggggcgcaccgcggggcagcggcggggcagcgGCGGTACGGCGATGTGAGGGGGGACGGCGCCATGTCGGGGTGCGCGTGGGGCGCGGCGCCGCCGCTGCTGGAGGCGCTGGGCCGGCTGTGGGAGGTGCAGGCGCCGCTGGGCAGCGGCTCCTCGGCCTCGGTGTACCGGGTGCGCTGCTGCGGGgacccccgggccccccccggCGCCGTCAAGGAGTTCGTGCCGCCCCCGgggccgcggcccggccccgcccgccgccccggcgcccgcccgcccgccgccgaCTGCGCCGAGTACGGGTTCCGCAAGGAGCGCGCCGCGCTCGAGCAGCTCCGCGGGCACCGCAACATCGGTAACTGCACCCCCGCACCCCACCCTGCAGCCCACCCTGCAGCCCGGGCACCCCGTGCTTCCCCCGACCCCTAAACACCCCTTCTCGGGGACCCTCGTAGGCACCCTAGAGCTCCCCCCAGAGTAGTCTCCCCCTGGCCAAACTGGTGTCTCCAaaccaccctcccagccagggagGGGAACTCCCAACTCCTTTGGGAATACAGGCAGCCTCGCTCCCAAACCCATCCCCAGGCCAACGTGCCCCTCGGATTGGCACCCCTGGGTGGGCAGGTTTGAGGGCCCTACCCTGGACACCCCAAAGCAGCCTCCCTGCAGTGGGTGCTCCCTGGTATCCCCTTGCGGCAGGCTCCTGAGTGCCCCACCGCTTCCCTGGGTGAGGGATCTGCAGGCGACATCCCCAGGGTGGGCAGGAGAGATGGGGAGAGCGAGTCACTGCAGGCCGGGCACCCTTGAGTCCTCCTTTGGGCAGGGTGCCAGAACCCCAGCAAGGACTGGGATAGCAGTGGGACAGTGTGTTCCTTCTGGGCTGCACCTCTTGGGTTGCCTTCATGGGTGGGAATGAgcttgggaagggaggaagcCTGTGTGTCAGAGGCGGTTGCTGGAAGTGCCAAAGTTCACTCGCTACTGATATTTTTTGTCGGtgtgaaatgctttttaatgCCACAGTGTGCCTGGGCACCCAGACAGCAGTCGGGTTCCCGCTCTGCAAAGTTTGTCACAGGATGAGATTGACATGTCTCTAAAGAGCGGCACTGTGTCCAGTTTGCCCACTGGGATGTGCTTATCCACGTCCCAGAGATTGTCCTTCTGAGCAGGAGCACTTGGCCCTGTCActtcagcagagcctgggggCTGTTGTGAGACCAGCCTGTCCTCTGAAGCCCACAGGGGTGGCATGGCTGGTTTTCCCTTGCTTCTTCCTCTCTGGTTCTCTGTCTCTCTGAACATCATCCGCTACAAAACATCTGAGCTGCTTTCCGCAGCTTTTGTGGTCTGGGGCGGTGGAAGGTGCTGGCTGTGTGCTTGTTACCGATGCCTGTCCCC
This genomic window contains:
- the NOS1AP gene encoding carboxyl-terminal PDZ ligand of neuronal nitric oxide synthase protein isoform X7, yielding MPAKSKYNLVDDRHDLRIPLHNEDAFQHGICFEAKYIGSLDVPRPNSRVEIVTAMRRIRYEFKAKNIKKKKVNLIVSVDGVKVILKKKKKLLSLQKKEWAWDENKMLVMHDPIYRIFYVSHDSQDLKIFSYIARDGSSNVFRCNVFKSKKKSQAMRIVRTVGQAFEVCHKLSLQHTQQNADGQEDGDSERNGDDLDVPACRLSGVERAAASAEETDIDAVELPLPGADILDFSRGVTDLDAVGKESCLHPEDILTASPKMLLPSSAQLPDLGTPLSAHHQMQLLQQLLQQQQQQTQVAVAQVHLLKDQLAAEAAARLEAQARVHQLLLQNKDLLQHISLLVKQVQELELKLAGNTTTGSQDSLLEITFRSNVLPVLCDPTTPQPEDTHPPPLGPSSAFPSTMGSPIGRNDCLVKLECYRFLPDSGPPAPEPALGSLELIKFRESGIASEYESNTDESEERDSWSQEEPPRLLHVQPRQDLGDSLEDEIAV
- the NOS1AP gene encoding carboxyl-terminal PDZ ligand of neuronal nitric oxide synthase protein isoform X4 — protein: MPAKSKYNLVDDRHDLRIPLHNEDAFQHGICFEAKYIGSLDVPRPNSRVEIVTAMRRIRYEFKAKNIKKKKVNLIVSVDGVKVILKKKKKLLSLQKKEWAWDENKMLVMHDPIYRIFYVSHDSQDLKIFSYIARDGSSNVFRCNVFKSKKKSQAMRIVRTVGQAFEVCHKLSLQHTQQNADGQEDGDSERNGDDLDVPACRLSGVERAAASAEETDIDAVELPLPGADILDFSRGVTDLDAVGKESCLHPEDILTASPKMLLPSSAQLPDLGTPLSAHHQMQLLQQLLQQQQQQTQVAVAQVHLLKDQLAAEAAARLEAQARVHQLLLQNKDLLQHISLLVKQVQELELKLAGNTTTGSQDSLLEITFRSNVLPVLCDPTTPQPEDTHPPPLGPSSAFPSTMGSPIVDQSMFENASASTAPTPQAQHIPATVGTLPQPSRPTGSQHLRSLGKAMGAKVNDLLRRKEPAGLPGVGAMEVNASAGAVLGTGQLAAEEGAVGLDAFPRLEPPPPITKKRTPRALKTPQDMLIAPQPEGTSTRSGTEEPPEPPTAHPDLTEEQLGMGDPSPPECPGVPSMTATLEPSGDQPTSALPVPDLIHKGSWESQWQVGERATEMSPTTEKPSRRPGLEHEPPGSTGRLEPHTSGWEVEGTHPDLLSFE
- the NOS1AP gene encoding carboxyl-terminal PDZ ligand of neuronal nitric oxide synthase protein isoform X5; the protein is MPAKSKYNLVDDRHDLRIPLHNEDAFQHGICFEAKYIGSLDVPRPNSRVEIVTAMRRIRYEFKAKNIKKKKVNLIVSVDGVKVILKKKKKKKEWAWDENKMLVMHDPIYRIFYVSHDSQDLKIFSYIARDGSSNVFRCNVFKSKKKSQAMRIVRTVGQAFEVCHKLSLQHTQQNADGQEDGDSERNGDDLDVPACRLSGVERAAASAEETDIDAVELPLPGADILDFSRGVTDLDAVGKESCLHPEDILTASPKMLLPSSAQLPDLGTPLSAHHQMQLLQQLLQQQQQQTQVAVAQVHLLKDQLAAEAAARLEAQARVHQLLLQNKDLLQHISLLVKQVQELELKLAGNTTTGSQDSLLEITFRSNVLPVLCDPTTPQPEDTHPPPLGPSSAFPSTMGSPIVDQSMFENASASTAPTPQAQHIPATVGTLPQPSRPTGSQHLRSLGKAMGAKVNDLLRRKEPAGLPGVGAMEVNASAGAVLGTGQLAAEEGAVGLDAFPRLEPPPPITKKRTPRALKTPQDMLIAPQPEGTSTRSGTEEPPEPPTAHPDLTEEQLGMGDPSPPECPGVPSMTATLEPSGDQPTSALPVPDLIHKGSWESQWQVGERATEMSPTTEKPSRRPGLEHEPPGSTGRLEPHTSGWEVEGTHPDLLSFE